In Saccharothrix violaceirubra, the following are encoded in one genomic region:
- a CDS encoding LytR/AlgR family response regulator transcription factor produces MTSGLPCPLCEGPERRNALERTLRVLAVDDEAPALEDLVYLLRSDPRVAHVEAVTDATTALRTLHRAMDAGGSVDAVFLDIRMPGLDGLDLARVLSRFAQPPPIVFVTAHQEPAVEAFELKALDYLLKPVRAERLAESVHRIVHEGPTPKPAEPAPPPVEKKPDVGDEVIPVELGGITRFIRLADIRYVEAHGDYARLHTATGSGLVRAALNGLEERWRSAGFVRIHRSHLVALGHIEELRLEDGHLSVNIGGAVLPVSRRHARHLRQLLVRRNRQPS; encoded by the coding sequence ATGACGTCTGGACTGCCGTGCCCGCTCTGCGAAGGACCTGAGCGCCGCAACGCGCTCGAACGCACGCTGCGGGTACTCGCGGTCGACGACGAGGCACCGGCCCTGGAAGACCTCGTCTACCTGCTGCGTTCCGACCCGCGCGTGGCGCACGTCGAAGCCGTCACGGACGCGACCACGGCCCTGCGCACGCTGCACCGCGCGATGGACGCGGGCGGTTCCGTCGACGCGGTCTTCCTGGACATCCGCATGCCCGGCCTGGACGGACTCGACCTGGCCCGCGTGCTGTCCCGGTTCGCCCAGCCGCCGCCCATCGTGTTCGTGACCGCCCACCAGGAGCCCGCGGTCGAGGCGTTCGAGCTGAAAGCGTTGGACTACCTGCTCAAACCGGTCCGCGCGGAACGCCTCGCCGAGTCCGTGCACCGCATCGTGCACGAGGGGCCGACGCCCAAGCCCGCCGAGCCCGCGCCCCCGCCGGTCGAGAAGAAGCCGGACGTGGGCGACGAGGTCATCCCGGTGGAGCTGGGCGGCATCACGCGGTTCATCCGGCTGGCCGACATCCGCTACGTCGAGGCGCACGGCGACTACGCCCGCCTGCACACCGCGACCGGCAGCGGGCTGGTCCGCGCGGCGCTCAACGGTCTGGAGGAGCGCTGGCGCTCGGCCGGTTTCGTCCGCATCCACCGCAGCCACCTGGTGGCCCTGGGCCACATCGAGGAACTGCGGCTGGAGGACGGCCACCTGAGCGTCAACATCGGTGGCGCGGTCCTGCCGGTCAGCCGTCGGCACGCCCGCCACCTGCGGCAACTGCTGGTGCGCCGCAACCGGCAGCCGTCGTGA
- a CDS encoding MFS transporter produces the protein MSDPWFSRLWAASTATMLGDGIRVAGLPLLTAASTGSPTAVSLVAVAVHLPWLLFSLFGGVLVDRFDRARLLWLSGVAQAVLVGGLAVLVHRHPPGLVTLVVLAALLGCAGTVHLTASGALLPELVEADELDRAHGRLQGSQVAARQLLGPLLGAVVFGFAVWLPFAIDAALFLLAAVLVRPLVGSNDRTRAEDRVFAETRSGVLWLSRHKGFRLLAVGLGVAALALQLGTTLLVLLVTGTLRGSVAAFGIVLAVGAVGGVVGGVTAGRLRARLGLAAALSGALLVMGVSLLVVGVSGSVAVVAVMCGFGGFGAVVWTVQASALWQRVLPRTLRTRVGGVYRLIGWAGVPVGAALSGALATVTTLRVPFLVGGVLLLLTTALVPALARLDATPTPVPNPQLN, from the coding sequence GTGTCCGATCCCTGGTTCTCACGCCTGTGGGCCGCGTCGACGGCCACCATGCTCGGCGACGGCATCAGGGTGGCGGGCCTGCCGCTGCTGACCGCCGCCTCGACCGGGTCGCCGACCGCGGTGAGCCTGGTCGCCGTCGCCGTGCACCTGCCGTGGCTGCTGTTCTCGCTGTTCGGCGGGGTGCTGGTGGACCGGTTCGACCGGGCGCGGCTGCTGTGGCTGTCGGGCGTGGCGCAGGCGGTGCTCGTGGGCGGGTTGGCGGTGCTGGTGCACCGGCACCCGCCGGGCCTGGTGACACTCGTGGTGCTGGCGGCCCTGCTCGGGTGCGCGGGGACGGTGCACCTGACGGCGTCCGGCGCGCTGCTGCCGGAACTGGTGGAGGCCGACGAACTGGACCGCGCCCACGGCCGCCTGCAGGGATCGCAGGTGGCGGCCCGGCAGTTGCTGGGTCCGCTGCTGGGCGCGGTGGTGTTCGGTTTCGCGGTGTGGTTGCCGTTCGCGATCGACGCGGCGTTGTTCCTGCTCGCGGCGGTGCTCGTCCGTCCGCTGGTGGGGTCGAACGACCGGACGCGCGCCGAGGACCGGGTCTTCGCGGAGACCCGCTCGGGGGTGCTGTGGCTGTCCCGGCACAAGGGATTCCGGTTGCTGGCGGTGGGGTTGGGCGTCGCGGCGTTGGCCTTGCAGTTGGGGACGACGTTGCTGGTGCTGCTGGTGACGGGGACGTTGCGCGGGTCCGTGGCGGCGTTCGGGATCGTGCTCGCGGTCGGCGCCGTGGGCGGCGTGGTCGGCGGCGTGACGGCCGGGCGGCTGCGGGCGCGGTTGGGGTTGGCGGCGGCGTTGAGCGGCGCGCTGCTGGTGATGGGCGTGTCGCTGCTGGTCGTCGGGGTCAGCGGGTCGGTGGCGGTGGTCGCCGTGATGTGCGGGTTCGGCGGGTTCGGTGCCGTGGTGTGGACGGTGCAGGCGTCGGCGTTGTGGCAGCGGGTCCTGCCGCGGACGTTGCGGACGCGGGTCGGCGGGGTGTACCGGTTGATCGGGTGGGCCGGGGTGCCGGTGGGCGCGGCGTTGAGCGGCGCGCTGGCGACGGTGACGACGCTGCGGGTGCCGTTCCTGGTGGGCGGCGTGCTGCTGTTGCTGACCACGGCCCTGGTGCCGGCGTTGGCGCGGCTCGACGCGACGCCCACGCCGGTGCCCAATCCGCAGTTGAACTGA
- a CDS encoding AfsR/SARP family transcriptional regulator gives MLRRDGAEARDLAHDEFGVLGPLVVRRGGRVVTITAAKHRVVLATLLLCANRSVSAAELIRRVWGGVPPDRAGQTLPVYVMRLRRVLGDPAVIHTTSTGYRIDVPDGALDLDRFGVSADAGRAAVAGGDAAGAVVHYEQALALWRGPVLADVPSESLHETEVPALAERRLRVLSELMDVKLRLDRCDEVIADLRRLTARHPLRERFWSQLMVALYRVDRQADALDAYRQASTALARELGVDPSEALRSVHHAILTGDPALHRPAATEWTPVSQLPAPVGNFVGREEELERVTGLLSGSTATVVVCGSPGVGKTAFAISVGHAVRDRYPDGQLYVNLRGHSTSPPLTTSAVLARFLRAMGVRADRIPVGEDALVRGYRNRLRGRRVLIMLDNAASTDQVLPLLPGEAGCSVLVTSRNELCSGTCQTVVRLDVLRGDEAWRLLARSLGPNVAMSEFEAIGELARLCGYLPLALRIALGNLVGSSHADISSYVDELRGGDRLAALAVDNDDSAAVRRAFDLSYAALSPDAARLFRLAGLVPGPDFSVAGAAALIGGPESTTRRLLGDLAAAHLVQRVGADRFAMHDLLQDYAADRSRAAGDDGTAARRRLFDWYLGTAVAVGDVLYPELRPGPAGTPTLGAARARAWLEAERPSVLAATEYCARFGPRRLAWQLIDAVSGYFGSHGHHVEFLHAVDAALGAARRDREPAAQTAMLVWLAAEHRNLGNLRVAQRYLREAEPTGDTLWLHAGLDGVVNLELGDFAAATTSFTRMLDLGAHARIGGLAGLGAVALMRGDVTRAEESLLDGLERARVAEGVNLEATCASLLARCRLETGAYESAVELLRFALAAWYRTGARHARAEGLAYLATALCLDGAHAEALRTAQRGLALVQELGGSPRIESEVHNALGLVLRHQGEPGRAAAAHRRALELATDCDYRYGVTRTHVLIAKALRDDGLVGDAVRHARIGRDLAFRSGFGTFGRTADDLLSALSPS, from the coding sequence ATGTTGCGTCGGGACGGAGCGGAGGCGAGGGATCTGGCGCACGACGAGTTCGGCGTGCTCGGGCCGCTGGTGGTCCGGCGTGGCGGACGGGTGGTCACGATCACGGCGGCCAAGCACCGGGTTGTCCTCGCGACGTTGCTGCTGTGCGCCAACAGGTCGGTGTCGGCCGCCGAGTTGATCCGGCGGGTCTGGGGTGGGGTTCCGCCCGATCGGGCCGGGCAGACGTTGCCGGTCTACGTGATGCGATTACGCCGGGTGCTCGGGGATCCCGCAGTGATCCACACGACGTCCACCGGGTATCGGATCGACGTGCCGGACGGGGCCCTCGATCTCGACCGGTTCGGGGTGTCGGCCGACGCGGGGCGGGCGGCGGTGGCCGGCGGGGACGCGGCGGGTGCCGTCGTCCACTACGAACAGGCGTTGGCGTTGTGGCGGGGACCGGTCCTGGCCGACGTGCCCTCGGAATCGTTGCACGAGACCGAGGTGCCCGCCCTGGCCGAGCGGCGGTTGCGGGTGCTGTCCGAACTCATGGACGTGAAGCTGCGGCTCGACCGGTGTGACGAGGTGATCGCCGACCTGCGCCGGCTGACCGCGCGGCACCCGTTGCGGGAGCGCTTCTGGTCCCAGCTCATGGTCGCGCTGTACCGGGTGGACCGGCAGGCCGACGCGCTCGACGCCTACCGGCAGGCGAGCACGGCGTTGGCCCGCGAGTTGGGAGTGGACCCGAGCGAGGCGTTGCGGTCCGTGCACCACGCGATCCTCACCGGCGACCCGGCCCTGCACCGGCCCGCCGCGACGGAGTGGACACCGGTGTCGCAGCTGCCCGCACCGGTCGGGAACTTCGTCGGTCGTGAAGAGGAACTGGAGCGCGTGACCGGGCTGCTGTCCGGGTCGACGGCGACCGTCGTGGTGTGCGGGTCGCCCGGGGTGGGCAAGACGGCCTTCGCGATCTCCGTGGGCCACGCCGTGCGCGACCGGTACCCCGACGGGCAGCTGTACGTGAACCTGCGCGGCCACTCGACGTCGCCGCCGCTGACCACCTCCGCCGTGCTCGCCCGGTTCCTGCGCGCGATGGGCGTGCGGGCCGACCGCATCCCGGTCGGCGAGGACGCGCTGGTGCGCGGCTACCGCAACCGGCTGCGCGGCCGCCGCGTGCTGATCATGCTGGACAACGCGGCGTCGACCGACCAGGTGCTGCCGCTGCTGCCCGGCGAGGCCGGGTGCTCGGTCCTGGTGACCAGCCGCAACGAGCTGTGCTCGGGCACCTGCCAGACCGTGGTGCGGCTCGACGTGCTGCGCGGCGACGAGGCGTGGCGGCTGCTCGCCCGGTCGCTCGGGCCGAACGTGGCCATGTCGGAGTTCGAGGCGATCGGCGAACTGGCGCGGCTGTGCGGGTACCTGCCCCTGGCGCTGCGGATCGCGCTGGGCAACCTGGTCGGGTCGTCGCACGCGGACATCTCGTCCTATGTGGACGAATTGCGCGGCGGCGACCGGCTCGCCGCGCTGGCCGTGGACAACGACGACTCGGCGGCCGTGCGGCGGGCGTTCGACCTGTCCTACGCGGCACTGTCGCCGGACGCGGCCCGGCTGTTCCGGCTCGCCGGCCTGGTGCCCGGACCGGACTTCAGCGTCGCGGGCGCGGCGGCACTGATCGGCGGGCCGGAGTCGACGACCCGACGGCTGCTCGGCGACCTGGCCGCCGCGCACCTCGTGCAACGGGTGGGCGCGGACCGGTTCGCCATGCACGACCTCCTCCAGGACTACGCGGCCGACCGGTCGCGGGCGGCCGGTGACGACGGCACGGCGGCACGCCGACGGCTGTTCGACTGGTACCTGGGCACGGCGGTCGCGGTCGGTGACGTGCTCTACCCGGAACTGCGGCCGGGACCGGCGGGGACGCCGACGCTCGGCGCGGCGCGGGCGCGGGCGTGGCTGGAGGCGGAACGGCCCAGCGTGCTGGCCGCGACCGAGTACTGCGCGCGGTTCGGTCCCCGGCGGCTGGCCTGGCAGTTGATCGACGCCGTGAGCGGCTACTTCGGATCGCACGGCCACCACGTCGAGTTCCTGCACGCGGTCGACGCGGCCCTGGGCGCGGCCCGGCGCGACCGGGAACCGGCCGCGCAGACCGCGATGCTGGTGTGGCTCGCGGCCGAGCACCGCAACCTGGGCAACCTGCGGGTCGCCCAGCGGTACCTGCGCGAGGCCGAGCCGACGGGCGACACGCTGTGGCTGCACGCCGGACTCGACGGCGTGGTCAACCTGGAACTCGGCGACTTCGCCGCGGCGACGACGTCGTTCACGCGGATGCTGGACCTGGGCGCGCACGCGCGGATCGGCGGGCTGGCCGGGCTGGGCGCGGTCGCGTTGATGCGCGGCGACGTGACGCGTGCCGAGGAGTCGCTGCTCGACGGACTGGAACGGGCGCGGGTCGCGGAGGGCGTGAACCTGGAGGCGACGTGCGCGAGCCTGCTCGCCCGGTGCCGGCTGGAGACCGGCGCGTACGAGTCGGCGGTGGAGTTGCTGCGGTTCGCGTTGGCCGCCTGGTACCGGACGGGCGCGCGACACGCGCGGGCCGAGGGGCTGGCCTACCTGGCGACGGCGTTGTGCCTGGACGGCGCGCACGCCGAGGCGCTGCGGACCGCACAGCGGGGGTTGGCGCTGGTGCAGGAGCTGGGCGGCAGTCCGCGCATCGAGTCCGAGGTGCACAACGCGCTCGGGCTCGTGCTGCGTCACCAGGGCGAACCCGGTCGCGCGGCGGCGGCGCACCGGCGGGCGCTGGAGTTGGCGACCGACTGCGACTACCGCTACGGGGTGACCCGCACGCACGTGCTCATCGCCAAGGCGTTGCGCGACGACGGGCTGGTCGGCGACGCGGTGCGGCACGCCCGTATCGGTCGGGACCTCGCATTCCGCTCCGGGTTCGGTACCTTCGGACGCACCGCGGACGACCTGCTGTCCGCACTGTCGCCGTCCTGA
- a CDS encoding DEAD/DEAH box helicase, with protein MTLTDRLPATYDADVLYDTFAEWALERGLELYPAQQEALIEIVSGSNVILSTPTGSGKSMVAIGAHFAALAEGKRTYYTAPIKALVSEKFFALIDTFGADNVGMMTGDASVNETAPIICCTAEILANIALRDGAAADVGQVVMDEFHFYAEPDRGWAWQVPLIELPNAQFLLMSATLGDVSFFEKDLTRRTGRTTTTVRSVQRPVPLNFQYVLTPLHETIEELLHGREAPVYVVHFTQASALERAQSLMSVNVATRAEKDAIAATIGRFRFTSGFGKTLSRLVRHGIGVHHAGMLPKYRRLVEQLAQAGLLKVICGTDTLGVGINVPIRTVVFTALAKYDGQRTRHLKAREFHQIAGRAGRAGYDTVGTVVVQAPDHVVENEKALAKAGDDPKKRRKVVRKKAPEGFVSWSDQTFERLKDAEPEPLTSSFQVSHALLLNVIGRPGNAFAAMRHLLEDNHEDRAAQRRHILRAIQMYRGLLAAGVVERDGDDFRLTVDLQVNFALNQPLSPFALAAVELLDREAPGYALDVLSVVESILDDPRQVLSAQEHKARGEAIGAMKSEGIEYEQRMELLEEVTYPKPLSELLEAAFTTYRRGHPWVSDHHLSPKSVVRDMYERAMTFTEYVSFYQLARSEGLVLRYLADAYKALRQTVPEDAKTEDLNDLQEWLGELVRQVDSSLLDEWEKLRNPGEEETPLDDRPPAVTRNLRAFRVLVRNAMFRRVELAARRNWYELGQLDGDAGWHAEDWQEAMEPYFAEHDSIGTGPDARGPALLLITEEPGLWRVRQVFDDPAEERDWGFTAEVDLAESDETGGAALRVTEVGPFTP; from the coding sequence ATGACTCTCACAGACCGGCTCCCCGCCACCTACGACGCCGACGTCCTCTACGACACCTTCGCCGAGTGGGCGCTGGAACGCGGTCTGGAGCTGTACCCCGCGCAGCAGGAGGCGTTGATCGAGATCGTCTCCGGGTCGAACGTCATCCTCAGCACGCCCACCGGCTCGGGCAAGAGCATGGTCGCCATCGGCGCGCACTTCGCCGCCCTGGCCGAGGGCAAGCGGACCTACTACACCGCGCCGATCAAGGCGTTGGTGTCGGAGAAGTTCTTCGCGCTCATCGACACGTTCGGCGCGGACAACGTGGGCATGATGACCGGCGACGCGAGCGTCAACGAGACCGCGCCGATCATCTGCTGCACGGCCGAGATCCTGGCCAACATCGCGTTGCGCGACGGCGCGGCGGCCGACGTCGGCCAGGTCGTGATGGACGAGTTCCACTTCTACGCCGAGCCCGACCGCGGCTGGGCGTGGCAGGTGCCGCTGATCGAGCTGCCGAACGCGCAGTTCCTGCTGATGTCGGCGACGTTGGGCGACGTCTCCTTCTTCGAGAAGGACCTGACCCGGCGCACCGGCCGCACCACCACGACCGTCCGTTCGGTTCAGCGGCCCGTGCCGCTGAACTTCCAGTACGTGCTGACCCCGCTGCACGAGACGATCGAGGAACTCCTGCACGGCCGCGAAGCACCCGTGTACGTCGTGCACTTCACGCAGGCGTCGGCGTTGGAACGCGCGCAGTCGCTGATGAGCGTCAACGTGGCCACGCGCGCCGAAAAGGACGCGATCGCCGCGACGATCGGCCGGTTCCGGTTCACGTCCGGGTTCGGCAAGACGCTGTCGCGGCTGGTCCGGCACGGGATCGGCGTGCACCACGCGGGCATGCTGCCCAAGTACCGGCGGCTGGTCGAGCAGCTCGCGCAGGCCGGTCTGCTCAAGGTCATCTGCGGCACGGACACGCTGGGCGTGGGCATCAACGTGCCGATCCGCACGGTCGTGTTCACCGCGTTGGCCAAGTACGACGGCCAGCGCACCCGGCACCTGAAGGCCCGCGAGTTCCACCAGATCGCGGGCCGGGCGGGCCGGGCCGGCTACGACACCGTGGGCACGGTCGTCGTGCAGGCGCCCGATCACGTGGTCGAGAACGAGAAGGCGCTGGCCAAGGCGGGCGACGACCCGAAGAAGCGGCGCAAGGTCGTGCGCAAGAAGGCGCCCGAGGGCTTCGTGTCCTGGAGCGACCAGACGTTCGAGCGGTTGAAGGACGCCGAGCCCGAGCCGTTGACGTCGAGCTTCCAGGTCAGCCACGCCCTGCTGCTCAACGTGATCGGGCGGCCGGGCAACGCGTTCGCGGCCATGCGGCACCTCCTGGAGGACAACCACGAGGACCGGGCCGCGCAGCGCCGGCACATCCTGCGCGCGATCCAGATGTACCGGGGACTGCTGGCGGCCGGCGTGGTCGAGCGCGACGGCGACGACTTCCGGCTGACCGTGGACCTGCAGGTCAACTTCGCGCTGAACCAGCCGTTGTCGCCGTTCGCGCTGGCCGCGGTCGAACTGCTCGACCGCGAGGCGCCGGGGTACGCGCTGGACGTGCTGTCGGTCGTGGAGTCCATCCTGGACGACCCGCGCCAGGTGCTGTCCGCGCAGGAGCACAAGGCGCGCGGCGAGGCCATCGGCGCGATGAAGTCCGAGGGCATCGAGTACGAGCAGCGGATGGAACTGCTGGAGGAGGTGACGTACCCCAAGCCGCTCTCGGAGCTGCTGGAGGCCGCGTTCACCACCTACCGGCGCGGCCACCCGTGGGTGTCCGACCACCACCTGTCGCCGAAGTCGGTGGTGCGGGACATGTACGAGCGGGCGATGACCTTCACCGAGTACGTGTCGTTCTACCAGTTGGCCCGGTCGGAAGGGCTCGTGCTGCGGTACCTGGCCGACGCGTACAAGGCGTTGCGGCAGACCGTGCCCGAGGACGCGAAGACCGAGGACCTCAACGACCTCCAGGAGTGGCTCGGCGAACTCGTCCGGCAGGTCGACTCCAGCCTGCTCGACGAGTGGGAGAAGCTGCGCAACCCGGGCGAGGAGGAGACGCCGCTGGACGACCGGCCGCCGGCCGTCACGCGCAACCTGCGCGCGTTCCGCGTGCTGGTCCGCAACGCGATGTTCCGCCGGGTGGAGTTGGCGGCGCGGCGGAACTGGTACGAGTTGGGGCAGCTGGACGGGGACGCGGGGTGGCACGCGGAGGACTGGCAGGAGGCCATGGAGCCGTACTTCGCCGAGCACGACTCGATCGGCACCGGCCCCGATGCCCGCGGCCCCGCCCTGCTGCTGATCACCGAGGAGCCCGGCCTCTGGCGGGTCCGCCAGGTGTTCGACGATCCGGCGGAGGAGCGGGACTGGGGTTTCACGGCCGAGGTGGATCTGGCCGAGTCCGATGAGACCGGGGGCGCCGCGCTTCGGGTGACCGAGGTCGGGCCTTTCACCCCCTGA
- a CDS encoding energy-coupling factor ABC transporter permease: MSEPVAMHMSDGLLNAPTSLLFVAIAVVGVGVALVKARGDLDDRTAPLAGLVAAFVFATQMLNFPVLPGVSGHLLGGALAAILVGPWVGALCVTIVLVVQSLFFADGGVTALGANVTNMALVGTAVGFAVAVALRGLARRGKGGLAAVAFVSALVNTVLASFGFVVEYAIGGQGGVGFGTVAVAILGVHVLIGIGEGLITAATVTAVAAVRPDLVHLLRGVPQKLELK; this comes from the coding sequence GTGTCGGAACCGGTGGCAATGCACATGAGCGACGGGCTGCTGAACGCGCCCACGTCGCTGCTGTTCGTGGCGATCGCCGTCGTGGGCGTCGGCGTGGCGCTGGTCAAGGCGCGCGGCGACCTCGACGACCGCACCGCGCCCCTCGCGGGCCTGGTCGCGGCGTTCGTGTTCGCGACCCAGATGCTCAACTTCCCGGTGCTGCCCGGCGTGAGCGGTCACCTGCTCGGCGGCGCGTTGGCCGCGATCCTGGTCGGACCGTGGGTCGGCGCGCTGTGCGTGACGATCGTGCTCGTCGTGCAGTCCCTGTTCTTCGCCGACGGCGGCGTCACCGCGCTCGGCGCGAACGTCACCAACATGGCGCTGGTCGGTACGGCCGTCGGGTTCGCGGTCGCGGTGGCGCTGCGCGGGCTCGCCCGGCGCGGCAAGGGCGGTCTGGCGGCGGTGGCGTTCGTGTCCGCGCTGGTCAACACGGTGCTGGCGTCGTTCGGCTTCGTCGTCGAGTACGCGATCGGCGGCCAGGGCGGTGTCGGGTTCGGCACGGTCGCCGTCGCGATCCTGGGCGTGCACGTGCTGATCGGCATCGGCGAGGGGCTGATCACCGCCGCGACCGTGACCGCCGTGGCCGCCGTCCGGCCCGACCTGGTGCACCTGCTGCGCGGCGTGCCGCAGAAGCTGGAGCTGAAGTGA
- a CDS encoding PDGLE domain-containing protein, which produces MKRFFLGFALVSLVLAGVVSYFASADPDGLDYVTEEHGIAEHARDHPLGGGPLADYAVGGDDRLTGVAGVVGVLVVLSVAFGLFRLLRKRTPKA; this is translated from the coding sequence GTGAAGCGTTTCTTCCTCGGGTTCGCGCTGGTCAGCCTTGTGCTCGCCGGTGTCGTGTCCTACTTCGCGAGCGCCGACCCCGACGGGCTCGACTACGTCACCGAAGAGCACGGCATCGCCGAGCACGCCCGGGACCACCCGCTGGGCGGCGGGCCGCTGGCCGATTACGCGGTGGGCGGCGACGACCGGCTGACCGGGGTCGCCGGTGTGGTCGGCGTGCTCGTCGTGCTGTCGGTCGCGTTCGGCCTGTTCCGGCTGCTGCGCAAGCGCACGCCCAAGGCGTGA
- a CDS encoding energy-coupling factor ABC transporter ATP-binding protein, translating into MVSRGWSSVPSPEVSRPVRTGPALVVERLAFAYPDGHQALFGVDLRVERGERVAVLGPNGAGKTTFALHLNGVLGGGSGRIEIAGLPVERANLKEIRRRVGVVFQDPDDQLFLPTVRQDVAFGPTNFGVSGPELAARVEAALAAVGMTEAADRSPLHLSGGQRRRVALATVLACDPEILVLDEPSANLEPVARRELAEVLLGLDTTMLMITHDLPYAAQLCPRSVLVDGGVVVADGPTREILGDAELLARHRLELPYGFRLD; encoded by the coding sequence ATGGTGTCGCGTGGGTGGTCGAGCGTGCCGTCCCCGGAGGTGTCCCGACCGGTGCGGACGGGGCCGGCCCTGGTGGTCGAGCGGTTGGCGTTCGCGTATCCCGACGGGCACCAGGCGTTGTTCGGGGTCGACCTGCGGGTGGAACGCGGGGAACGGGTGGCGGTGCTCGGGCCCAACGGGGCCGGCAAGACCACGTTCGCCCTGCACCTCAACGGTGTCCTGGGCGGGGGATCGGGGCGGATCGAGATCGCCGGGCTGCCGGTGGAGCGGGCGAACCTCAAGGAGATCCGCCGTCGGGTGGGGGTCGTGTTCCAGGACCCGGACGACCAGTTGTTCCTGCCGACCGTGCGGCAGGACGTGGCGTTCGGGCCGACGAACTTCGGGGTGTCCGGGCCGGAGCTGGCGGCGCGGGTCGAGGCGGCCCTGGCCGCCGTGGGGATGACGGAGGCGGCGGACCGGTCCCCCTTGCACCTGTCCGGAGGCCAGCGTCGGCGGGTCGCCCTGGCGACGGTGCTGGCGTGTGATCCGGAGATCCTCGTGTTGGACGAGCCGTCCGCGAACCTGGAGCCGGTGGCGCGGCGGGAGCTGGCGGAGGTCCTGCTGGGGCTGGACACCACCATGCTGATGATCACCCACGATCTGCCTTACGCGGCTCAGTTGTGTCCGCGGAGTGTGCTGGTGGACGGTGGTGTGGTGGTGGCCGACGGTCCTACCCGGGAGATCCTGGGTGATGCCGAGTTGTTGGCCCGGCACCGTCTCGAGTTGCCTTACGGGTTCCGCCTGGACTGA